AAGTTAGACGCGTAAACCCTGTATTCGCCTGGTGTCAGTTTATGACCGTTGGTAAATTTGACGATCCTTTCCTTATTATCCCAATTTGTTACCGATAGTACCTGTTCTTCCGGATTCAACGGATTAGCTCTGCCGATAATAGCTATGTTCCGGAAGCTTTCGTTAAAATTAGTCAGGTTAAAATCGTGTTTGGATTCACAGGATAATAACCAGGGATATCTTTTACGTAACAGACGCATACGATAAAGGAATATTTCATAACGGATATTGGAGTTGAAACTACGGTCCTTGGAAAGATCATATATTAACCGGTTATAATATTTTGTTATTAAGGGAATGTCCCTGGCTGGATTAATTCCAAGTTCCTCATGAAATGTATCAATTTTTATTAATCCTTCTATTAATTGTTTCCGTACATAATGCCGTTCCGATTTGGGTTTGTCTTTCATATATTTTTCCTGCTGGAAATAATACCAGGCTTGCATTTTGCCAGCAAAAGACTTTAAAGAATCGAGATTGGGAAAGATGTTTTTAATAGTATCAGGGAATACCTCCCAGTCTTTTTCTTTAAATTCCTGTATTGCTCCTATTTTTTCCGCCAGTAGTACATATTCATCAAGGTTTACTTCCAGGTCTCTGTAAAATTGGAAATAGTTATTGGAAAACTCCAAAGGTATGCCACGGCCGACACAAAACATCATTAACATTTTTAGGTTACGCAGCAAAAAACCTCCCCAGTTACCCTGACGATCATGCTGGGTATGGTTGATCACAGTTCTGATTTCATCCAACAGTAGTCTGGTTATTTCTGATAGATTTTCCAGCCTGTTCAGTTTCAGCAGGTCTTCGGCCAGATGCAGCAACTTAAAAAACCAGACGTTGCTGTGCCGGTAATCAAGCGGCGATACTACGGAAGAAAAATCTTCTCTGGCGTCTTCAGCATGTGAAGGTATTTTTTTGGAAATAATTATTTTTTCATTGTTTCTGATTATTGTATGATTTATTAACAGGTGCCCCAAGTCCTTTAAAAAACTGTCATCCATTATGAACTGGGTCATATCCAGGCGCATGGCGTCTATATGGTAATTTTCCAGAAAACTTTTTACACTTTGCAGGACCATAGACCTTATGAAAGGATCGTCGTAGTTGATGGCTGAGCCCCAGTCGGTTTTTTTATTCTGGTCAGGATGATTTATAGGATATAATCTGTCAGCCATAGCGCCTTCCGGGCCAAGGTGATTTAACTGCAGGTCTACGCTTACTTTAATGCCGCGTTCATGGCAGGTCTTAACAAATTCTTTGAAATCATCCGGTTTACCGTATAAAGCGCTAAGTGACCTGAAGAAGCCGTTAGAGTCATATCCCCAACTGCCAAAAGCTGTTTTATCTACAGTTATAGTTAAAATATTGTTATGTAAATTTATATTATTAGCCGGCCTGCTGGAATATTCATTAGCCGGGAATAGTTCTACAGTATCCATGCCCAGAAGGCTTATAGACTGGATGATCAAAGACAGAATTTTTGTTTTCAGGTCCGGGAAAAAGGCAGCCAGGCTTTGTTCGATTTTTTCATAATCCGCATCTTCTGTTATGCATAGCTGTTCATTTGCATCCAGCAGACAGTGGGTGGAAAGATATTGCCAGAATTTTTCCAAAAGCGCATTGGGAATGTTGAAATTATTGGTAAAAAATTTTCTGGTTATTTTGATGTCTGTATCTTCGATAATATCATCCAGAGTTTGGAGTGCCTTGCCTAATCCCTTGAAATCCGCCTCCTTGGTAGCCAGTCCGGGATGTATTTTTTTGATATGGAAAATATCATGTTCCTTTTCCAGCCAATTATTTTCATTGGGGCCCCATTTAAAGTGCGAATGATCAATTACAGCTGAAACTTTGCCTTGAGGGCCACCGGGCAGGTATTCGCTGCTGGGGTCAGGAAATACTTCGCCGCT
This DNA window, taken from Candidatus Margulisiibacteriota bacterium, encodes the following:
- a CDS encoding alpha-amylase family glycosyl hydrolase, with amino-acid sequence MKKIISTLEISDTDNQRFKLLKKSITGLARLEEIFTGMSDLHTQIAPYLGANFNAETGITTFVLYAPHLKTSARPEPELKLKIYLPLENGSYVCREQSLQILPNSVVHYTALKGLQPMRGNDYGYLYQLEDTSSGEVFPDPSSEYLPGGPQGKVSAVIDHSHFKWGPNENNWLEKEHDIFHIKKIHPGLATKEADFKGLGKALQTLDDIIEDTDIKITRKFFTNNFNIPNALLEKFWQYLSTHCLLDANEQLCITEDADYEKIEQSLAAFFPDLKTKILSLIIQSISLLGMDTVELFPANEYSSRPANNINLHNNILTITVDKTAFGSWGYDSNGFFRSLSALYGKPDDFKEFVKTCHERGIKVSVDLQLNHLGPEGAMADRLYPINHPDQNKKTDWGSAINYDDPFIRSMVLQSVKSFLENYHIDAMRLDMTQFIMDDSFLKDLGHLLINHTIIRNNEKIIISKKIPSHAEDAREDFSSVVSPLDYRHSNVWFFKLLHLAEDLLKLNRLENLSEITRLLLDEIRTVINHTQHDRQGNWGGFLLRNLKMLMMFCVGRGIPLEFSNNYFQFYRDLEVNLDEYVLLAEKIGAIQEFKEKDWEVFPDTIKNIFPNLDSLKSFAGKMQAWYYFQQEKYMKDKPKSERHYVRKQLIEGLIKIDTFHEELGINPARDIPLITKYYNRLIYDLSKDRSFNSNIRYEIFLYRMRLLRKRYPWLLSCESKHDFNLTNFNESFRNIAIIGRANPLNPEEQVLSVTNWDNKERIVKFTNGHKLTPGEYRVYASN